From the genome of Haemophilus parainfluenzae:
TCGACTGTGACTTAATTTATCTACAGTGCGATTACCTAACACTTTAGAATATTCTTCTGCGTCCTCCTGGTTGTCGGGAGCATACAGAATTTTACAGGCAATATTATCCAGGATAGCTTTAGCACCATCTTTGCCGTAACCATTCGGTTTATCGGCGCGGAGCTGCCCTTGTGATTGGTAAATAATCAATAAACGTAAACCATAACCGGCGATAAACCCTACCGATTTATTGATAATGCTCAACATACCGACGGCAGTAAACTCATCCATTAGTAGTAATAACTGATATTTTAATGTTGGGTTGGTTTCCGGTAGTTCGTCAATATTGTTAGCAATAACCATGCTCATAAACAGATTAGCGACTTGCGGAGCCAGGATTAAATCATTTGCCGAAATGTGGAAATAAATCGTGATTTTTTCCCGGCGTAAAGCGCGTAAATCAAAATCACTGGCAGAGGTAGCGTGTTCAACAATTTCATTTTGAAAAATGGTTAATGGGCTAATAAAGGTTGAATCGATACTACTTTTTGTTTTACCGGATTCGCACGCCATTAAATAAATATTAAGTTTATCGGCAGTTGTTGGGTGAGCAATGCCGGATTGAACGCATAAACGCGCGTGTTGCGCAAAATTGATATGTTCTATCGAACCGTCTTCTTGCGTTTCATCAAAACCGGCATGTAAGCGTAATAGATTGGCGTAGGTCAGTGTCATATCGGTAAGGCTTTTTTGACGCATATCCCACAGTAAAAAAGTGGTTGCCACAAAAAGATTTTGTGCCTGGTGCTGCCAAAAGTCTTTATCCGGGTCGCCGGTAAGCGGATATAAGCCCATTGCCTGATTTTTTAAATCGAGTTCGGCGCGTGCTCGGTCGCGCATATCAATACAATCCAATGGATTAAATCGGTGCGTATTACGGTCAAACGGGGCAAAGCGATAGACTTTTTGCCCTAATATTTTTTGTCGATATTTACTGGTGATACGATAGCATTCGTTTTTAATGTCTTTCACAACCACAGATTGTTCCCATGCCAGTAAGTTTGGAATAACAATCCCTACGCCTTTACCTCCCCGTGTCGGCGCTGCCAGTGAAACAAATTGCGCACCGATAAAGCGAAGCAGTTTATTACCAAGTTTGCCGACGATAATCCCGTTTTTTTCTTCCAATAAACCCATTTTTTGTACTTCTGATTTTGTGGCAAATTCAGCGTTACCATAAAGGGATTTTTTAGGTTGATAGAATAACTTCAGCATGATTAGTAAGCTCACTACAAAACTAATAAGGAGAGATTGCCATATTTTCGGATAATTACCCCAAATGGCATCTAGCGTTAGAGTAGGGTAGTAGCGCTTAAATGCTTCGATTAGACGAATTTTATTTGCCAGTAGAAGTAAAAGCCCACTTAGAAAATACGTCGGGATCAAAGTGACAAACAGGAATAATGCAATATTGGCTTTTTTCATAGTTAATCCACCTTGAGAGAGTTCAGTTTGGCTTGCGGATCAAAATAGATTTCCGTCATATGTCTGCCGTATTCGTGGCTATTTGTAACATGCACGATAATATCTATGGTTTGTTGCAATAAACGACGGATCACATCATAAGAGAGGGTGCGTCCCTGGTCGTTTTGCAAGGTCATTAAGATAAGCCGTTCCCAAGTTTCAGCAACCGAACCGGCGTGACAAGAGGTAATCGAGCCGTTATGCCCGGAAGAAACAACATTGATAAAATCATAGGTTTCCCCTCCGCGTAATTCCGCAAGCAGAATACGATCGGGCTTCATCCGTAAGCAGGATTTCAGTAAAGAGGCTGCTGTGATTAAATCGCCGTTTTTCGCTTCACTTGGATAGAATAAGTGGAAATAATTCTTATGTTGGCGTAAGAATAATTCCGGAGTATCTTCGATGGTGCCTAGGCGTTCATGCAACGGAATATAATCGACCAGGGCTTTCATTAAAGTGGTTTTCCCGGAGCCGGTTTCCCCGGCAATCACAATATTCTTCCCGCAGATAACCGCTTGTTTAAGAAATTCCGCATAATCGCCTTTATGATAAATTTCCAATAATTGTTGGTCATCTTCTGATAAACGATTTTCCGTCTTGATGACACGGCTAAAAAAGCCGTTATTGATGTAATAGTCTAGGTCAAAAAAAGACTTATTGGGTTTTCGCACCGTAATACTGATGGTTTCCCGTTCGCATGCAGGAGGAGTGATAACCTGTGTTCGTTCGCCGTTCGGTAGTACCGCAGAAAGAATCGGTTTCATATCACCAATATAATCAGACCGATATTTTGCTAATGCACGTGCAAAAGAAT
Proteins encoded in this window:
- a CDS encoding type IV secretory system conjugative DNA transfer family protein, whose translation is MKKANIALFLFVTLIPTYFLSGLLLLLANKIRLIEAFKRYYPTLTLDAIWGNYPKIWQSLLISFVVSLLIMLKLFYQPKKSLYGNAEFATKSEVQKMGLLEEKNGIIVGKLGNKLLRFIGAQFVSLAAPTRGGKGVGIVIPNLLAWEQSVVVKDIKNECYRITSKYRQKILGQKVYRFAPFDRNTHRFNPLDCIDMRDRARAELDLKNQAMGLYPLTGDPDKDFWQHQAQNLFVATTFLLWDMRQKSLTDMTLTYANLLRLHAGFDETQEDGSIEHINFAQHARLCVQSGIAHPTTADKLNIYLMACESGKTKSSIDSTFISPLTIFQNEIVEHATSASDFDLRALRREKITIYFHISANDLILAPQVANLFMSMVIANNIDELPETNPTLKYQLLLLMDEFTAVGMLSIINKSVGFIAGYGLRLLIIYQSQGQLRADKPNGYGKDGAKAILDNIACKILYAPDNQEDAEEYSKVLGNRTVDKLSHSRGKTSSHSITDHGRPLLLPQEFRLIGEFKEVVMLNNSKPILCNKAVYYNDPYFIDKLKAVSPQLRALGKKLPTKEQLEKAMFSGELSAQLI
- the virB11 gene encoding P-type DNA transfer ATPase VirB11 yields the protein MVINSSGDVSISLHANKLFGELLEDEAITEIAINRPREIFFEKNGVWYYQEAAHITYDLCDSFARALAKYRSDYIGDMKPILSAVLPNGERTQVITPPACERETISITVRKPNKSFFDLDYYINNGFFSRVIKTENRLSEDDQQLLEIYHKGDYAEFLKQAVICGKNIVIAGETGSGKTTLMKALVDYIPLHERLGTIEDTPELFLRQHKNYFHLFYPSEAKNGDLITAASLLKSCLRMKPDRILLAELRGGETYDFINVVSSGHNGSITSCHAGSVAETWERLILMTLQNDQGRTLSYDVIRRLLQQTIDIIVHVTNSHEYGRHMTEIYFDPQAKLNSLKVD